GGGCCTACCTTACGCGCGCCGATCGAGATGCGCGTCCCGGTATCCCCACTCCGACAATCCCACATGAGAACAGTTCTACTCGCCTGTCTTTTGAGCCTCACACTATCGGCCGCTCACGCGCAGGACACCGCCAGGCTGGTACAGCGAACCGCGCTCGCGGGCAAAGTCTCCCTTCTCGTCCCTGAAGAATTCGGTCCGCTGAAGCCGGAGATCATGGACGTCAAGTACCGCCGGGGCGGACGGCCGGCCGAGGTGCTCAGCAACGAGCCGGGGACGATCAACATCGCGTTCGGACACTCGCAGATTGCCATCCCCCCGGCCCAGATCCGGGAGGCATACCCGGTAATGGAGCGGCAAATCAAGGCCACTTACCCCATGGCTCGCTGGAACCGGAGCGAGCTCGTGGAGCGGGATGGACGACACTACATTCTGCTGGACTTCTGGGCCCCGGCGGCCGACACGGAGATACGCAACATCATGCTGGGCACCTCGGTCAGCGGAAGGTTCCTCCTGGTGAGCTTCAACGTTACCCGGGACCTCGAGGCGGAGTGGGGAGCGATCGGTGAACGGATCATGAACTCGGTGCGGGTGATAGAGTAGGCTCCTCCGAGCCCGCGAAAGCTACTCGCCCGGGATCGCCCGCTTCGCCACCTCGGCGGCGAGGCGCGTGGGGCGCTCGCCGCCGGGGCCGCCCTGGCGAAGGTAGGTGAGCACGGTGTAGCGCGCCCGCCCCGCCGGGTCGAAGACGAGCCCCGCGAACCATCCGTCCCGCGAGCCCGTCGTGCCGGTCTTGCCGCCGAGGCGCCAGGCGCCGGGCTGCGTGCCGGCCGCCGCCCGCGCCGTCCCCGCCTCCACCGTGCGCAGCATCGCCCGCTGCAGCTTGGCGGCGGTCGAGGCCTCCATCACCCGCACCGCGTCGCCGCTGCCGACGAGCGCGGCCTCGATGGTCGGCGCGCGCATGACGCCGCCGTTGCCCACCGCCTGCAGGAAGCGCGAGAAGTGGAGCGGGGTGACGCGCGCGGCTTCCCTGCCCAGCGCCAGGTCCGCCATCGTCGCCGCACCGCCTACGTGGACGGTCGCCGCCAGCGGGGCCATCGCGCGGCGGAAGCCGGGGGAGGAGCTCGCCCAGAACGACGGGTCCGCCGCCTCACGCGCGTCCGGCCCCGCCACGGGGAAGCCCATGCGGCCGAGCTGCGCCGCGAGCCGGTCCGTCCCCCCGTCGCGGCTCAGACGCAGCGCCATCTCCACCGCCGCCGTGTTGCACGAGTAGACGAGCATCTCCTCCGGCGCGCGGATACGTCCACCGGGAGGGCGCCCGGGGTTGGACATGCGGCGCCCCGCCACCGTCGCCGACGCCGGGCACTCGATATCGACGCTCGGCCAGCCGCGGTCCCACCACGCGGCGGCGATGGCCAGCTTCCACAGCGATGCCGGGAGCGCGGCCCGCGTGACGTCGACCGAGTCGCCGCCGGCCGCGGACTGGGTGGAGACGAGGACCGCGCCGGTAGCCACATCCTGCACGATGACGGCGCCCGCGTAGCCGGTGCCGCGCAGCAGCCCCGCCGCCTCGCGCCCCAGTCCCGCGCACAGCGTCAGCCCGGCCGGCGCCGCATCCGCGCCGCACAGGCCCGGCACCGGGCGCGGCGCATCGACGGGAGCCGGCGAGGGGCGCGCCGCCGCCAGCGCCAGCAGAGCCGCCGCCGCCACAAGCGCGACCGGCGTGCGTCCGGCGGCATCGGTGCGGCGCGCGGGGTTGGTCAGGCGCCTCACCCGCGCCACCAGCGACGCGCCCCCGGCCCCCAGCGCCAGCGCGGGCACGGGGCGGCGCGCCTCCTCCATGGCGAGCAGCGCCAGGACGTAGTCGCGCACGCTGGCCCGCTCCACCACCGCGTCGTCGCAGCAGTGCTCGCGCTCCTCGCGGATGCGCGCGGAGATCCACCACACGCCGGGATGGTAGAAGAGGAGCGTCTCCGCGAGCCGCTGCGCCAGGTTCACGGCGTAGTCCCAGCGCCGCACGTGCGCCAGCTCGTGCAGCAGGATGAGCTCCACCTGGCGCGGAGTGAGCCCGCTCGATGCGCTGAGCGGAAGGAGGATCACGGGACGCAGCCAGCCGATCAGCGCCGGCCCACTCACGTGCGGCGAGATCCAGAGGCCGACTGCACGCGGGATACCGAGCTGCGCGCGCAGCCGGGCCAGCGCCGCGCTCCACTCCGCCGGAACCGGCAGGAGGCCGCGCCGCGCCAGCCGCCGCACCCACAGCCATCCGCCCAGCAGGCGCAGCGAGAGGAGGAGCACGCCCACCGCCCACCCCACCGCCAGCCCCGGCACCAGCGGCTCGATGGCGATCGAGGTGCGCCGCGCCAGGCGGACGGGAGCGAGCGCCGCCTCCTCCGCCGCGTCGACGGGGCGCGCTTCCTCCTCCGCCAGCGGCATAGTCCGCCACCCTTCGCCCGAAAACTTCGCCGCCTCTGCGGGCACGCGCTGCCCGGCGCGGGCGATCCAGGCGCCGGTCGCGAGCGGCGCGGCCATCATCAGTCCCAGCGCGGCGCACGCGGCCCAGTAGCGAAGGGCGGGCGCGGAGCGGCGCGCGGCACGGTTCACCCCCGCGAAGACGAGGGCGATCAGCGCGCCCTGCCAGAGGAAGTGGACGAGCGCCCACCCCACGACGTGCGCCCACGCCCCCGTGCTCACTCGCCCTCCGGGGCCGGGAGCCGCGCCACCATCCGCCGTATCTCCTCCAGCTCCGCGGGCGACGCAACCTCCGGCGAGAGCGCGTGCATCACCAGCCCCAGCGCGGAGCCGCCGAACGCCTTCTCGGTGAAGTCGGCCAGGAGCTGCCGCTGCGTCGTCTCTGGCGGCACGGCCGCGGCGTACACGTGGGTGCGCTCCCGCTCGTCGCGGATCACCAGCCCCTTGGTGTACATGATCTGCAGGAGCTTGAGCACCGTCGTGTAGCCCGTGTCCTCGCCGGGGAGCGCGTCGAGCACCTGGCGCACGGTGCTCGCGCCGCGATCCCACAGCACGCGCAGGATGCGGAGCTCGCCTTCGGTGGGGAGCGGAAGGTCCCGGCGTGGCATGTCGATGGGGGAGCGGGTGCATCGGCCCATACGGAGCCGCTGCGGGTACTCTAATACGATGAGGTTCGTTGAGTCAACTGGCTCGTTCTGGTCCTGATGATTCCACCACTCTAGACAATCACCCTTGCATCTACGAACTGAATCGTATACACTCGGGTGACAACGACTACGAACACATTCGTACTACTCGCAACCCGGAGTAACCCCGTATGAGCTTCCATCGCCCCGCGCTTTTCGTCGCCGCCCTGCTCGGCTGCGCGGCTCCCGCCCTGGCACAAACGTCCAACCGCGCCTCACCCGCGATGGCGCAGCTACGCGCGCAGCTGGAGGCGCACGCCCGCGCGACGGGCGGAGTCGTCGGCCTGCGCGCCGTGCACCTGGAGACGGGCGAGACGGTCGGCCTGCGCCCGGCGGAGCGCTTCTTCATGTCGAGCGTCACCAAGCTGCCCGTCTCCGTGGCCGTGCTCCGCCGGGTGGACCGCGGCGAGATCCGGCTGGGCGACACCGTGGACATCCCCGCATCCGCGCTCACCCCCGGCCACAGCCCCGTTCGCGAAGCCAACCCGAACGGTACCCGCATGACCGTCGAGGCCCTCCTGCGCAGCGCGGTCTCGGACAGCGACAACACCGCCAACGACGCGCTGCAGCGCCTGATGGGCGGACCGGCCGCGGTCACGGCCGAGCTGGCGCGTGGCGGCATCCGGGGCGTGCGCGTGGACCGTCCCTACACGCGCCTCAACCGCGAGCTGCAAGACCGCCTGCGCACGAACGATCCACGCGACACCATGACGCCGGACGGGGCGGTGGCGCTCCTCCGCGCCATCTGGGTCGGGCGGCTGCTCTCCCCCGCCAGCCGCCAGCGCCTCGTCGGCTGGATGACCCGCGGCCAGAACCCCGCGGACCGCATCGTCGCCGGAGTCCCCGCGGGCACGACGGTGGCGCACAAGACCGGCACCTGGGGAGGCGGAGGCGTCATCGGGGCAATCAACGACATCGGCATCATTACCCTTCCCGGCGGCCGGGGCCACGTGCTCCTGGCGATCTTCGTTCGCAACCCATCGGGCCCCAGGGCCAGGGTGGCGCCCCACGTGGCGGCCATGGCGCGCACCGTCTACGGGCACTGGGCGCGGCGCTGATCCTCATCGGGGGCTTCTGGACGGCCCGGCTGAACGCCGCTATGCTGAGGGTGGGTGCATCGCGCGCCCGCCCCGCAGCATCATCCCGCCCCTGCCCCCGCCGCGCCATGACCCGCACACGCACACCGCTCCTCCTCTGCCTTGCGCTGCTGGCGCTCCCCGCCGCCGTGCACGGCCAGGCGCGCCTCGACGTGACGGTGCTGGACTCGTCGGGAGCGCCGGTCGCGAACGCGCGCGTGGAGATCGCCGGCGTCAGACAGGTCGTGACCACGACCGACCGAGGAGTCGGCCGCATCGACCGGGTGCCCGCCGGAAACCGGATCGTGTCCGCGTCGCGCATCGGCTACACCGCGGCGCGGGTGGCGGTGGAGTTCCGCGCGGGCGAAACGGTGGCGCGCACCATCACCCTCAAGGCCGAACCGGTGGCGCTCGCCGGCGTGGCGGGGACCGCCGCGCGCAACGACCGGACGCTGGCGCGGCACGGCTTCTACGACAGGCAGCGGGCCGGCCAGGGCGCCTTCATGACCGGCGAGAGCATCGACCGCATCCACCCGGTACGGACCGTCGACCTCTTTCGGCGCATGCGCGGCTTCTCGGTGAGCATGGACCGGCGCGGCTACTACGTGGTCGCCCCGTCCCGCGGCCCCGCCAGCGTAAGCATCCCCTGCAACGGCCCTCTGGTCTTCCTGGACGGCATCCTCGTCCCCGCGCGCGCCAGCTCGCGGGAGGACATGCTTTCCTTTGTGAACCCGGAAAGCATCGCGGGGATCGAGGCGTACCCCAGCCCCGCCACCGTCCCCGCCCAGTACAACATCACCGGTGCCGCCTGCGGCGTCGTCCTGCTGTGGACGAAGACCGGCCCCTCCTGACCCGCCGCCGTGCCCGACACTGCACCGCTCTCCCCGCCGTTCCACCCGGCGCCTCGGCGATTGCTGGACCAGCGATGAATACTTAATTTAGACACAAATCCTACCCAACTGCGTTTGTCCTGCCGAAAGCTGATCCAATGAAGATCACGATCGGCGGATAACCCTTTCGATCTCCCCTG
This DNA window, taken from Longimicrobium sp., encodes the following:
- a CDS encoding TonB-dependent receptor, with the protein product MTRTRTPLLLCLALLALPAAVHGQARLDVTVLDSSGAPVANARVEIAGVRQVVTTTDRGVGRIDRVPAGNRIVSASRIGYTAARVAVEFRAGETVARTITLKAEPVALAGVAGTAARNDRTLARHGFYDRQRAGQGAFMTGESIDRIHPVRTVDLFRRMRGFSVSMDRRGYYVVAPSRGPASVSIPCNGPLVFLDGILVPARASSREDMLSFVNPESIAGIEAYPSPATVPAQYNITGAACGVVLLWTKTGPS
- a CDS encoding M56 family metallopeptidase produces the protein MSTGAWAHVVGWALVHFLWQGALIALVFAGVNRAARRSAPALRYWAACAALGLMMAAPLATGAWIARAGQRVPAEAAKFSGEGWRTMPLAEEEARPVDAAEEAALAPVRLARRTSIAIEPLVPGLAVGWAVGVLLLSLRLLGGWLWVRRLARRGLLPVPAEWSAALARLRAQLGIPRAVGLWISPHVSGPALIGWLRPVILLPLSASSGLTPRQVELILLHELAHVRRWDYAVNLAQRLAETLLFYHPGVWWISARIREEREHCCDDAVVERASVRDYVLALLAMEEARRPVPALALGAGGASLVARVRRLTNPARRTDAAGRTPVALVAAAALLALAAARPSPAPVDAPRPVPGLCGADAAPAGLTLCAGLGREAAGLLRGTGYAGAVIVQDVATGAVLVSTQSAAGGDSVDVTRAALPASLWKLAIAAAWWDRGWPSVDIECPASATVAGRRMSNPGRPPGGRIRAPEEMLVYSCNTAAVEMALRLSRDGGTDRLAAQLGRMGFPVAGPDAREAADPSFWASSSPGFRRAMAPLAATVHVGGAATMADLALGREAARVTPLHFSRFLQAVGNGGVMRAPTIEAALVGSGDAVRVMEASTAAKLQRAMLRTVEAGTARAAAGTQPGAWRLGGKTGTTGSRDGWFAGLVFDPAGRARYTVLTYLRQGGPGGERPTRLAAEVAKRAIPGE
- the bla gene encoding class A beta-lactamase, with amino-acid sequence MSFHRPALFVAALLGCAAPALAQTSNRASPAMAQLRAQLEAHARATGGVVGLRAVHLETGETVGLRPAERFFMSSVTKLPVSVAVLRRVDRGEIRLGDTVDIPASALTPGHSPVREANPNGTRMTVEALLRSAVSDSDNTANDALQRLMGGPAAVTAELARGGIRGVRVDRPYTRLNRELQDRLRTNDPRDTMTPDGAVALLRAIWVGRLLSPASRQRLVGWMTRGQNPADRIVAGVPAGTTVAHKTGTWGGGGVIGAINDIGIITLPGGRGHVLLAIFVRNPSGPRARVAPHVAAMARTVYGHWARR
- a CDS encoding BlaI/MecI/CopY family transcriptional regulator; translation: MGRCTRSPIDMPRRDLPLPTEGELRILRVLWDRGASTVRQVLDALPGEDTGYTTVLKLLQIMYTKGLVIRDERERTHVYAAAVPPETTQRQLLADFTEKAFGGSALGLVMHALSPEVASPAELEEIRRMVARLPAPEGE